Proteins encoded within one genomic window of Bemisia tabaci chromosome 2, PGI_BMITA_v3:
- the Rh5 gene encoding opsin-2 has protein sequence MNSSYVSGEPYALPYKFDARDGGVSSGGGDGLMLGWNVPPEHMDMVHPHWRAFPNIPEMWHLMLGAIYFILMIVSTLGNGIVIYLFFTTKSLRTPSNLFISNQAVLDLFMMLNMPHLVINAFYKRMTGWEDGCDLFGLLGSISGIGSAMNNAMIAYDRYRTIAFPLDGRLGMGKTVIIVAFVWLYSMPFSILPLLRIGSKYAPEGFLTTCSFDYLTETEEVRYFMLAIFIWSYVMPMMCIIVFYSQLLGHVRQHEKMLRDQAKKMNVKSLQSNQDAQQKSVEIRIAKVAMTIVFLFICSWTPYAIVALVGAFGDRTVLTPIASMIPAVSAKIVSCIDPWIYAINHPKFRAEMQKQFPCLAPKDDSPSETVSVATENTNAKEENA, from the exons ATGAATTCTTCCTATGTTTCTGGTGAACCGTACGCACTCCCATATAA ATTTGATGCCCGAGACGGTGGTGTGAGTTCAGGTGGAGGAGATGGTCTTATGCTTGGCTGGAACGTCCCGCCGGAACACATGGACATGGTCCACCCTCATTGGCGAGCCTTCCCCAACATACCCGAAATGTGGCATCTCATGCTCGGCGCAATATATTTTATCCTCATGATAGTCTCTACTTTAGGAAATGGAATagttatttacttatttttcac AACAAAATCCCTACGAACTCCGTCAAATTTATTTATATCAAATCAAGCCGTTTTAGATTTATTCATGATGTTGAATATGCCTCACTTAGTGATAAATGCATTTTACAAACGGATGACCGGCTGGGAGGACGGCTGTGATTTATTCGGCCTCCTTGGGTCCATCTCTGGTATCGGATCCGCGATGAACAACGCCATGATAGCCTACGATAGGTACAG AACGATCGCATTTCCTCTCGACGGTCGTCTGGGAATGGGAAAAACCGTGATAATTGTAGCGTTCGTATGGCTCTACTCCATGCCTTTCTCCATTCTACCTCTTCTTCGAATCGGCAGCAAATACGCGCCAG AGGGATTCTTAACGACGTGCTCCTTCGACTACCTCACCGAAACAGAAGAAGTTCGATACTTTATGCTTGCAATTTTCATCTGGTCGTATGTCATGCCGATGATGTGCATCATAGTATTCTACTCACAACTGCTAGGCCATGTTCGGCAGCACGAAAAAATGCTTCGCGATCAG GCGAAAAAAATGAACGTGAAATCTTTGCAAAGTAATCAAGACGCGCaacaaaaatcagtggaaatCCGGATCGCCAAGGTTGCCATGACAATTGTCTTCCTATTCATTTGTTCGTGGACGCCTTACGCTATCGTGGCCTTAGTCGGTGCCTTTGGAGACAG aactgTCCTAACACCGATAGCTTCAATGATTCCTGCGGTTTCAGCCAAAATTGTTTCGTGTATAGACCCTTGGATTTATGCCATTAACCATCCCAAATTCAG AGCTGAGATGCAGAAACAATTCCCATGTCTGGCTCCTAAAGACGATTCGCCATCAGAGACCGTATCTGTCGCGACAGAAAACACCAATGCCAAGGAAGAAAACGCTTGA